Proteins encoded by one window of Rathayibacter sp. VKM Ac-2760:
- a CDS encoding ferredoxin yields MKVILDQAKCVASGQCVTAADTVFDQRDEDGIAILLDENPGPERDAEVRQAAAVCPALAIRIEP; encoded by the coding sequence ATGAAGGTGATCCTCGATCAGGCCAAGTGCGTCGCCTCCGGACAGTGCGTCACGGCGGCCGACACCGTCTTCGATCAGCGGGACGAGGACGGGATCGCGATCCTCCTCGACGAGAATCCCGGACCGGAGCGCGACGCCGAGGTGCGTCAGGCAGCGGCCGTCTGCCCCGCGCTCGCCATCCGCATCGAACCCTGA
- a CDS encoding MFS transporter encodes MSASSAEAATEPHRSPAPPPRTRGLVTTLAFAGITAALMQTLVTPLIATLPVIFDTSASNTAWIITATLLSAGVFVPVAGRLGDIVGKRPMLIACTVPLIIGSVLCALAPSLVVMIIGRALQGMGMGMLPLGLAVLRDVLPREKLSPAIALVSATMGVGGAIGLPLAAAVAEFASWRVLFWGAAALAVLVAALIIRFVPATPAAARGQRFDVPGAIGLGAGLVAVLLAVSKGGEWGWTSALTWGLIGGGVLLLVLWGWWETRTRDPLVDLRTTARPRVLMTNIASIFVGFGMYASMLVIPQLLQYPTSTGYGLGQSMLQAGLWMAPAGIMMMVLSPFAGRLTDRRGPKTTLVIGTAIITLGYVISQPLLGTTWGLLVMSLVVNAGVAFAYGAMPTLIMSSVPVGETAAANGFNTLMRSLGTTIGAAVVGVVLAESTIGSGSAALISEGGFRLALLTGGVIALIAVVLAALIPASRAEDDDAGGSRSGDGEEVVVPDGVRDAPVAT; translated from the coding sequence ATGAGCGCATCGTCCGCAGAGGCAGCCACCGAGCCGCACCGTTCTCCCGCTCCTCCGCCGAGGACGCGGGGCCTGGTCACCACCCTCGCCTTCGCGGGCATCACGGCTGCTCTCATGCAGACTCTCGTGACACCCCTGATCGCGACCCTGCCCGTCATCTTCGACACCAGCGCGTCGAACACCGCCTGGATCATCACCGCCACGCTGCTCTCCGCAGGTGTCTTCGTCCCCGTCGCCGGTCGCCTGGGCGACATCGTCGGCAAGCGGCCGATGCTCATCGCCTGCACGGTCCCGCTGATCATCGGCTCCGTCCTCTGCGCGCTGGCGCCGTCCCTCGTCGTGATGATCATCGGCCGAGCGCTGCAGGGCATGGGGATGGGGATGCTCCCCCTGGGACTCGCGGTCCTCCGCGACGTCCTCCCGAGAGAGAAGCTCTCCCCCGCGATCGCGCTCGTCAGCGCCACGATGGGGGTGGGCGGTGCCATCGGGCTCCCCCTCGCGGCCGCGGTCGCCGAGTTCGCCAGCTGGCGCGTGCTCTTCTGGGGCGCGGCAGCACTCGCCGTCCTGGTCGCGGCTCTCATCATCCGCTTCGTGCCCGCCACTCCCGCGGCGGCTCGCGGACAGCGTTTCGACGTTCCCGGTGCGATCGGTCTGGGGGCCGGTCTCGTCGCGGTGCTCCTCGCCGTGTCGAAGGGCGGCGAGTGGGGATGGACCTCGGCCCTCACCTGGGGGCTGATCGGAGGCGGCGTCCTCCTGCTCGTGCTCTGGGGCTGGTGGGAGACCCGCACCCGCGATCCTCTCGTCGACCTGCGGACCACGGCACGGCCGCGCGTGCTCATGACGAACATCGCCTCGATCTTCGTCGGCTTCGGGATGTACGCGAGCATGCTCGTGATCCCCCAGCTGCTGCAGTACCCCACCTCCACCGGATACGGACTGGGCCAGAGCATGCTGCAGGCCGGCCTCTGGATGGCGCCGGCGGGAATCATGATGATGGTCCTCTCGCCCTTCGCCGGCAGGCTCACCGATCGGCGCGGACCGAAGACCACCCTCGTCATCGGCACGGCGATCATCACTCTCGGGTACGTCATCAGCCAGCCGCTCCTGGGAACGACGTGGGGACTCCTCGTCATGTCACTGGTCGTCAACGCCGGGGTGGCGTTTGCCTACGGCGCCATGCCCACGCTCATCATGAGCTCCGTGCCGGTGGGCGAGACCGCCGCCGCGAACGGCTTCAACACTCTGATGAGATCCCTCGGCACCACGATCGGCGCTGCCGTGGTGGGCGTCGTCCTCGCCGAGAGCACCATCGGCTCGGGCTCCGCAGCGCTCATCTCGGAGGGAGGATTCCGGCTGGCCCTTCTCACCGGTGGCGTCATCGCGCTGATCGCGGTCGTCCTGGCCGCGCTCATCCCGGCGTCGCGGGCCGAGGACGACGATGCCGGTGGTTCGCGGTCGGGGGACGGCGAGGAGGTTGTCGTCCCGGACGGCGTGCGCGACGCTCCGGTCGCGACCTGA
- a CDS encoding TetR/AcrR family transcriptional regulator — translation MRTRILDACLAQFGERGFHGTTMKDVAARADISLTGLLHHFPTKAGLLDAVLRRRYDDSADVVTSAPRRDVFAAQARVLRENTGRPGIIQLHTIISAEASSAGHPAHEFFAQRLDDFREYLTGAFQDAQDEGRLKVDADPAQLANLYIAVLDGLQLQWSYNPAAVDIEQGVRTFLCSLLLGNLD, via the coding sequence GTGCGCACTCGGATCCTCGACGCCTGCCTCGCGCAGTTCGGTGAGCGCGGCTTCCACGGCACGACCATGAAGGACGTGGCCGCGCGAGCGGACATCTCGCTCACGGGTCTCCTGCATCACTTCCCCACGAAGGCCGGGCTGCTCGACGCGGTCCTGCGGCGTCGGTACGACGACTCCGCCGACGTGGTCACGTCCGCGCCCCGCCGAGACGTGTTCGCCGCCCAGGCGCGCGTTCTCCGTGAGAACACCGGCCGACCGGGGATCATCCAGCTGCACACGATCATCTCGGCCGAGGCGTCCAGCGCCGGCCATCCCGCGCACGAGTTCTTCGCGCAGCGGCTGGACGACTTCCGCGAGTACCTGACGGGGGCGTTCCAGGATGCGCAGGACGAGGGACGTCTGAAGGTCGACGCCGATCCCGCGCAGCTCGCGAACCTCTACATCGCGGTCCTGGACGGTCTCCAGCTGCAGTGGTCCTACAATCCCGCGGCCGTCGACATCGAGCAGGGAGTGCGGACCTTCCTCTGCTCGCTCCTCCTCGGCAACCTGGACTGA
- a CDS encoding SDR family oxidoreductase yields MNRLNDKVALISGAARGLGAEFARALAAEGASVLIGDVLEEDGRLLAEEIGAAARFVPLDVRSYDQWTAAVAVALEEFGRLDVLVNNAGVVRNAPFDQHSVDDWNLVIDVNLTGSFYGMRSATEALKASGRGSIINISSDAGLQGYGGITGYNASKFGLRGLTKSAALDLGPYNVRVNTVHPGLIRTPLLQGMEFPQDHVALHRMGEMAEIAKLVVFLAGDESSFSTGAEFVADGGESAGLAHV; encoded by the coding sequence ATGAATCGCTTGAACGACAAGGTCGCCCTCATCAGCGGAGCCGCTCGCGGTCTCGGCGCCGAATTCGCGCGGGCGCTCGCGGCGGAAGGAGCGTCGGTGCTGATCGGCGACGTCCTCGAGGAGGACGGTCGCCTCCTCGCCGAGGAGATCGGCGCCGCCGCGCGCTTCGTACCGCTCGACGTGCGCAGCTACGACCAGTGGACCGCGGCGGTCGCCGTGGCGCTGGAGGAGTTCGGGCGTCTCGACGTGCTCGTCAACAACGCCGGGGTCGTCAGGAACGCGCCCTTCGACCAGCACTCCGTCGACGACTGGAACCTGGTGATCGACGTCAACCTCACCGGTTCCTTCTACGGGATGCGCTCCGCCACCGAGGCCCTGAAGGCGTCCGGTCGCGGCTCGATCATCAACATCTCCTCGGATGCGGGCCTGCAGGGCTACGGAGGCATCACCGGGTACAACGCGTCGAAGTTCGGTCTCCGCGGTTTGACGAAGAGCGCAGCGCTCGACCTCGGCCCGTACAACGTCCGGGTCAACACCGTGCATCCGGGTCTGATCCGCACGCCCCTGCTCCAGGGCATGGAGTTCCCGCAGGATCACGTCGCGCTGCATCGCATGGGGGAGATGGCGGAGATCGCGAAGCTGGTCGTCTTCCTCGCGGGTGACGAGTCCTCCTTCTCGACGGGCGCCGAGTTCGTCGCGGACGGCGGCGAGAGCGCGGGCCTGGCGCATGTCTGA